A genomic window from Camelina sativa cultivar DH55 chromosome 2, Cs, whole genome shotgun sequence includes:
- the LOC104738513 gene encoding PLASMODESMATA CALLOSE-BINDING PROTEIN 1 isoform X2, with translation MAALVLSLLLLAMAGHSSASWCVCKTGLSDTVLQSTLDYACGNGADCNPIKPKQSCFNPDNVRSHCSYAVNSFFQKKGQSSGTCDFKGTATPTTSDPSYTGCSFPTSASGSGGSSSGSTSMSPGTSSPKSSSTTTTLPGSGTNSPYSGTSTNGGFGGNSTGINTGTGINPDYTTENSAFSLKNSSKSFICLLFLIASSVAVLS, from the exons ATGGCTGCTCTGGTGCTTTCACTTCTCCTTCTAGCCATGGCCGGACATTCTA GTGCCTCATGGTGTGTGTGTAAAACAGGACTGAGTGATACAGTTCTACAGTCAACCCTAGACTATGCCTGTGGAAATGGAGCAGATTGTAATCCTATTAAACCAAAACAGTCTTGCTTCAACCCTGACAATGTTAGGTCCCATTGCAGCTATGCAGTCAATAGCTTCTTCCAAAAGAAGGGTCAATCTTCTGGCACTTGTGATTTTAAAGGCACTGCCACTCCCACCACCTCCGATCCCA GTTATACAGGATGTAGCTTCCCTACTAGTGCCAG CGGCTCTGGTGGCTCTAGTAGTGGCAGCACCAGCATGTCACCTGGCACATCCAGTCCAAAAAGTAGCTCAACCACCACCACACTTCCTGGAAGTGGTACCAACAGTCCTTATTCAGGGACCTCAACCAATGGAGGTTTTGGAGGCAATAGCACAGGAATCAACACAGGGACAGGGATAAACCCGGATTACACGACAGAAAACAGCGCGTTCTCTCTCAAGAACTCAAGCAAATCGTTCATCTGCCTTCTCTTCTTGATCGCTTCAAGTGTTGCTGTTCTTTCTTGA
- the LOC104756811 gene encoding F-box protein At1g30790-like: MEDSRTQPSPSRNLVHAENSTIITSQILARLPARSLMRFCTVSKLWFSILRSKYLADLFLAQSKTRPRLLFTFKDMDSGKRFFFSAPEDQTDNKSSTDDKSSTVIARHGITISDLDYITSAPVNGFVCYTRGSSVVLCNPTNGYYTQTFPEHLVHSLNFRFGWRKIQTNADPYAYVEGGICMDGSIYYGVGHTRIARFDVGSENIAFIQGPEDYNAISCYSTLTNYQGKLACISYGESHEMRMWILQDAEKQEWSNVMTCYVPCDKKTSLCTGEIHTNEVVMASRWLESSKPFYVYYMDMMRESIRRVQIDGLADNEFRRIHGIGKNALRISCYPGHVEHFVGCPSW, encoded by the exons ATGGAAGATTCACGTACACAACCGTCTCCGTCACGTAACCTAGTTCACGCTGAAAACTCCACAATAATTACCTCCCAGATACTCGCTAGACTTCCGGCGAGATCCCTTATGCGGTTTTGTACCGTATCGAAGCTTTGGTTCTCTATCCTCCGCAGCAAATATTTAGCCGACTTGTTCCTGGCTCAGTCAAAGACTCGGCCTCGTCTTCTTTTCACATTCAAGGACATGGATTCCGGTAAGCGTTTTTTCTTCTCGGCTCCTGAAGACCAAACGGACAACAAATCCTCCACA GACGACAAATCCTCCACAGTTATCGCAAGACACGGCATCACGATCTCGGATCTAGACTACATCACATCTGCCCCCGTAAACGGATTCGTATGCTACACACGTGGTTCATCGGTTGTTCTTTGTAATCCCACCAATGGATATTATACACAAACTTTTCCC GAGCATCTGGTTCACTCGCTAAACTTTAGGTTCGGATGGAGAAAGATCCAGACCAACGCAGATCCTTACGCCTACGTAGAAGGTGGGATTTGCATGGATGGTTCTATATACTACGGAGTTGGGCATACAAGGATAGCTAGATTTGATGTTGGATCCGAGAATATTGCGTTTATTCAAGGACCCGAAGACTATAAtgcaatctcttgttattcaacaCTCACGAATTACCAAGGAAAATTAGCATGTATAAGCTACGGTGAATCCCATGAGATGCGTATGTGGATTCTACAAGATGCCGAGAAACAAGAATGGTCGAACGTCATGACTTGTTATGTGCCTTGTGACAAGAAGACATCTTTGTGCACTGGAGAGATTCATACCAACGAGGTTGTAATGGCTTCTAGATGGTTAGAGTCATCTAAGCCCTTCTATGTTTACTATATGGATATGATGAGGGAGAGTATCAGAAGAGTTCAGATTGATGGACTGGCGGATAATGAGTTTAGACGTATCCACGGAATTGGCAAGAATGCTCTTAGGATTTCGTGTTACCCAGGTCACGTTGAGCATTTTGTTGGGTGCCCTAGTTGGTAG
- the LOC104738513 gene encoding PLASMODESMATA CALLOSE-BINDING PROTEIN 1 isoform X1, with amino-acid sequence MAALVLSLLLLAMAGHSSASWCVCKTGLSDTVLQSTLDYACGNGADCNPIKPKQSCFNPDNVRSHCSYAVNSFFQKKGQSSGTCDFKGTATPTTSDPSYTGCTFPTSASGSGGSSSGSTSMSPGTSSPKSSSTTTTLPGSGTNSPYSGTSTNGGFGGNSTGINTGTGINPDYTTENSAFSLKNSSKSFICLLFLIASSVAVLS; translated from the exons ATGGCTGCTCTGGTGCTTTCACTTCTCCTTCTAGCCATGGCCGGACATTCTA GTGCCTCATGGTGTGTGTGTAAAACAGGACTGAGTGATACAGTTCTACAGTCAACCCTAGACTATGCCTGTGGAAATGGAGCAGATTGTAATCCTATTAAACCAAAACAGTCTTGCTTCAACCCTGACAATGTTAGGTCCCATTGCAGCTATGCAGTCAATAGCTTCTTCCAAAAGAAGGGTCAATCTTCTGGCACTTGTGATTTTAAAGGCACTGCCACTCCCACCACCTCCGATCCCA GTTATACAGGATGTACCTTCCCTACTAGTGCCAG CGGCTCTGGTGGCTCTAGTAGTGGCAGCACCAGCATGTCACCTGGCACATCCAGTCCAAAAAGTAGCTCAACCACCACCACACTTCCTGGAAGTGGTACCAACAGTCCTTATTCAGGGACCTCAACCAATGGAGGTTTTGGAGGCAATAGCACAGGAATCAACACAGGGACAGGGATAAACCCGGATTACACGACAGAAAACAGCGCGTTCTCTCTCAAGAACTCAAGCAAATCGTTCATCTGCCTTCTCTTCTTGATCGCTTCAAGTGTTGCTGTTCTTTCTTGA
- the LOC104738528 gene encoding DExH-box ATP-dependent RNA helicase DExH14-like: MLVQIPRLTSSLREPFDIDQAYLRRKTILQTLNKPRSSGNRLDESDLARRIVHQWEGASPEVRQAYKQFTGAVVELIDREVPSDEFREVAFAAYRLFGKPVEEDSDIDDNKTIAEKKLELQNLVGHAVSDANVKNVASLARALYSIQPTHQSEEYTNEVDGGAEFGADLVFNLPARFLVEDVDEKGFQDVESNDTCASFSEGWSDVSNMTKNLSAGKFDLSWLRDACGQMVRETNSQLSREELAMAICRFLDSDKPGEEIAGDLLDLVGDSAFETVQDLIMHRKEIVDAIHHGQMVLKSDKTASNAQSRMPTYGTQVTVQTESAKQIEKLRRKEEKKNKRNAELGLESELSEANFSSLLEASEKKTAFEDLIGSGEANSLALALPQGTVRKHLKGYEEVFIPPTPTAQMKPGEKLIEIKELDDFAQAAFHGYKSLNRIQSRIFQTVYHTNENILVCAPTGAGKTNIAMISVLHEIKQHFRDGYLHKNEFKIVYVAPMKALAAEVTSAFSRRLAPLNMVVKELTGDMQLTKTELEETQMIVTTPEKWDVITRKSSDMSLSMLVKLLIIDEVHLLNDDRGAVIEALVARTLRQVESTQTMIRIVGLSATLPSYLQVAQFLRVNPDTGLFYFDSSYRPVPLAQQYIGITEHNFAARNVLLNEICYKKVVDSIKQGHQAMIFVHSRKDTSKTAEKLVDLARQYENLDLFVNETHPQFQLMKKDVMKSRNKDVVKFFEAGFGIHHAGMLRSDRTLTERLFSDGLLKVLVCTATLAWGVNLPAHTVVIKGTQLYDAKAGGWKDLGMLDVMQIFGRAGRPQFDKSGEGIIITSHDKLAYYLRLLTSQLPIESQFISSLKDNLNAEVVLGTVTNVKEACAWLGYTYLSIRMKLNPLAYGVGWDEIIADPSLSLKQRALVADAARSLDKAKMMRFDEKSGNFYCTELGRVASHFYIQYSSVETYNEMLKRHMNESEIIDMVAHSSEFDNIVVREEEQNELETLARSCCPLEVKGGPSNKHGKISILIQLYISRGSIDAFSLVSDASYISASLARIMRALFEICLRKGWCEMTLFMLEYCKAVDRQLWPHQHPLRQFDRELPFDTLRKLEERGADLDRLYEMEEKDIGALIRYNPGGRLVKQHLGYFPSIQLEATVSPITRTVLKVDLLITPDFIWKDRFHGAALRWWILIEDTENDYIYHSDLFTLTKRMARGEPQKLSFTVPIFEPHPPQYYVHAVSDSWLHAESFFTISFHNLTLPEARTSHTELLDLKPLPVTSLGNRLYESLYKFSHFNPIQTQIFHVLYHTDNNVLVGAPTGSGKTISAELAMLRLFSTQPDMKVVYIAPLKAIVRERMNDWKKHLVAPLGKEMVEMTGDYTPDLVALLSADIIISTPEKWDGISRNWHTRSYVKKVGLVILDEIHLLGADRGPILEVIVSRMRYISSQTERSVRFVGLSTALANAGDLADWLGVGEIGLFNFKPSVRPVPIEVHIQGYPGKYYCPRMNSMNKPAYAAICTHSPTKPVLIFVSSRRQTRLTALDLIQFAASDEHPRQFLSVSEEDLQMVLSQITDQNLRHTLQFGIGLHHAGLNDHDRSAVEELFTNNKIQVLVSTSTLAWGVNLPAHLVIIKGTEYFDGKTKRYVDFPLTEILQMMGRAGRPQFDQHGKAVILVHEPKKSFYKKFLYEPFPVESSLKEKLHDHFNAEIVSGTIGNKEDAVHYLTWTYLFRRLMANPAYYGLEGTQDETVCSYLSRLVQNTFDDLEDSGCLKVNENSVEPMMLGTIASQYYLCYMTVSMFGSNIGSDTSLEAFLHILAGASEYDELPVRHNEENYNKTLSDKVRYPVDNNHLDDPHVKANLLFQAHFSQLALPISDYNTDLKSVLDQSIRILQAMIDICANSGWLSSSLTCMRLLQMVMQGMWSDQDSSLWMIPCMNDDLLGSLTARGIHTLHQLLEIPKETLQSVTGNFPASRLSQDLQRFPRIRMNVRLQKKDSDGKKMPSMLEIRIEKISKRNSSRALAPRFPKVKDEAWWLVLGDTSTSELFAVKRVSFTGRLTTRMELPPNISSFQNTKLILVSDCYLGFEQEHSIEQPARR; the protein is encoded by the exons ATGTTGGTTCAGATTCCTCGCTTGACAAGCTCTCTCAGAGAGCCATTCGATATCGATCAGGCTTACCTTCGCCGCAAAACTATACTCCAAACTCTTAATAAGCCTCGCAG CTCTGGGAATCGTCTTGATGAATCTGACCTTGCTAGGAGGATAGTTCATCAATGGGAAGGAG CTTCTCCAGAAGTGCGACAAGCATACAAACAGTTTACTGGAGCTGTGGTGGAGTTGATTGATCGGGAAGTTCCATCTGATGAGTTCCGTGAGGTTGCTTTTGCTGCTTACCGTCTGTTTGGCAAGCCAGTGGAGGAGGACAGTGATATCGATGATAATAAAACCATTGCCGAAAAGAA GTTAGAGTTGCAAAATCTTGTCGGTCATGCTGTATCAGATGCTAATGTTAAAAACGTGGCCTCCTTAGCTCGGGCACTTTACTCAATACAGCCTACGCATCAGTCTGAGGAATACACTAACGAAGTTGATGGAGGAGCTGAGTTTGGTGCCGACCTTGTTTTCAATCTACCAGCTCGTTTTCTGGTGGAGGATGTTGACGAAAAAGGATTTCAAGATGTGGAAAGCAATGACACTTGTGCGTCATTTTCTGAAGGATGGAGTGATGTCAGCAACATGACAAAGAATCTAAGTGCAGGAAAATTCGATTTAAGTTGGCTAAGAGATGCATGTGGACAAATGGTTAGAGAAACCAATTCACAACTTTCCCGTGAAGAACTGGCTATGGCTATATGCAGGTTTCTGGATTCCGATAAACCTGGTGAGGAG ATAGCTGGGGATCTGCTGGATCTTGTTGGAGATAGCGCATTTGAGACTGTTCAAGACCTTATTATG CATCGGAAAGAGATTGTTGATGCTATTCATCATGGTCAAATGGTTCTCAAATCTGACAAAACAGCTTCAAACGCCCAATCTCGGATGCCAACCTATGGCACACAG GTTACTGTCCAAACAGAGTCTGCAAAGCAAATTGAAAAACTTCGGCgtaaagaggaaaagaaaaacaaacgaAATGCTGAGCTTGGTTTAGAGAGTGAACTATCAGAGgccaatttttcttctttacttgaGGCAAGTGAAAAGAAGACTGCATTTGAGGATTTGATCGGTTCTGGAGAAGCGAATTCTCTTGCATTGGCCCTTCCTCAAGGTACTGTAAGGAAGCACTTAAAAGGATATGAGGAAGTCTTTATCCCGCCAACCCCTACTGCACAAATGAAACCTGGCGAGAAGCTG ATTGAGATAAAAGAGTTAGATGACTTCGCTCAAGCTGCTTTTCATGGTTACAAGTCCTTAAACCGTATTCAGAGTCGCATATTTCAGACAGTTTACCACACCAATGAGAATATATTG GTCTGTGCTCCAACAGGAGCTGGTAAAACGAATATAGCTATGATTTCTGTTCTACATGAG ATCAAACAACACTTCAGGGATGGATACTTGCACAAAAACGAGTTTAAGATTGTTTATGTAGCTCCTATGAAG GCTTTAGCGGCAGAGGTCACGTCAGCATTTAGCCGTCGTCTGGCTCCATTAAATATGGTTGTGAAGGAGCTTACAGGGGATATGCAACTCACGAAGACTGAACTTGAAGAGACTCAG ATGATAGTGACAACACCAGAGAAATGGGATGTCATTACTCGCAAAAGCAGTGACATGTCATTGTCAATGCTAGTAAAACTATTGATCATTGATGAAGTGCATCTTCTGAATGATGACAGAGGTGCAGTGATAGAGGCCCTAGTTGCTCGGACCCTCCGTCAG GTGGAGTCAACACAGACAATGATAAGAATTGTAGGCCTGTCAGCCACTTTACCTAGCTACCTACAG GTTGCTCAGTTTCTACGAGTGAATCCAGACACGGGCCTCTTCTATTTTGATTCGAGTTATCGCCCAGTTCCCTTAGCTCAACAGTACATAGGCATCACTGAGCATAACTTTGCTGCTAGAAACGTATTGTTAAACGAGATATGCTACAAAAAG GTTGTTGATTCAATTAAACAAGGTCATCAAGCGATGATTTTTGTTCATTCCCGAAAAGACACTTCAAAAACAGCTGAGAAACTG GTTGATCTTGCCCGGCAATATGAAAATCTGGATTTGTTCGTTAATGAGACTCATCCTCAATTTCAACTgatgaag AAAGACGTTATGAAGTCCAGAAATAAGGATGTTGTCAAATTCTTTGAAGCTGGCTTCGGAATTCATCATGCTGGGATGTTGCGATCTGATAGAACACTTACGGAGAGGCTGTTTTCTGATGGTCTCTTAAAG GTGCTTGTTTGCACTGCAACTCTTGCGTGGGGTGTTAATCTGCCTGCACACACAGTCGTAATTAAG GGAACTCAATTGTATGATGCCAAGGCTGGTGGGTGGAAAGACTTGGGAATGCTTGATGTcatgcag ATCTTTGGAAGGGCTGGGAGACCACAGTTTGATAAGAGTGGTGAGGGAATTATCATCACATCCCATGACAAGCTAGCATACTATCTCCGGCTGCTGACGAGTCAGCTTCCCATAGAAAGTCAG TTCATAAGCTCCTTGAAAGATAATTTGAACGCAGAAGTGGTTTTGGGAACTGTGACTAATGTAAAGGAAGCCTGTGCTTGGCTTGGATATACATATTTGTCAATTCGGATGAAGTTAAATCCTTTGGCTTATGGCGTTGGATGGGACGAG ATAATTGCCGATCCTTCTTTATCGCTGAAGCAACGAGCCCTTGTGGCTGATGCTGCACGTTCACTGGACAAAGCTAAGATGATGAGGTTCGACGAGAAAAGTGGAAATTTTTACTGTACCGAGCTTGGACGGGTTGCAAGTCACTTCTATATTCAATATTCTAGTGTTGAAACATACAACGAAATGTTGAAGCGGCACATGAATGAAAGCGAG ATAATTGATATGGTTGCCCATTCTTCTGAATTTGACAATATTGTGGTAAGAGAGGAAGAGCAGAATGAGCTTGAGACTCTTGCACGCTCTTGCTGTCCTTTAGAAGTTAAGGGAGGACCTTCTAACAAACATGGAAAAATCTCAATTCTTATTCAG TTGTACATATCCCGTGGATCAATTGATGCCTTTTCTCTGGTCTCTGATGCTTCATACATTAGTGCTAGTTTAGCACGTATAATGCGTGCTCTGTTTGAGATATGCTTGCGCAAAGGCTGGTGTGAGATGActttatttatgttggaatacTGCAAGGCAGTTGATCGTCAACTATGGCCCCATCAGCATCCTCTTCGGCAATTCGATAGGGAACTACCTTTTGAT ACATTAAGAAAACTTGAAGAGCGAGGGGCTGACTTAGACCGTCTGTATGAGATGGAGGAAAAAGACATTGGAGCGTTGATTCGTTACAACCCTGGGGGAAGG TTGGTCAAGCAGCATCTAGGATATTTTCCTTCAATTCAGTTGGAAGCTACTGTTAGTCCAATTACACGCACTGTATTGAAG GTGGATTTGCTTATAACTCCAGATTTCATATGGAAGGATCGTTTTCATGGTGCTGCTCTTCGTTGGTGGATTCTCATTGAG GACACAGAGAATGATTATATCTACCACTCAGATCTTTTCACACTAACGAAGCGGATGGCTAGAGGGGAACCGCAGAAGCTTTCTTTTACTGTGCCGATATTTGAACCACATCCACCTCAATACTATGTTCATGCGGTTTCTGATTCTTGGTTGCATGCAGAATCTTTCTTCACAATCTCTTTCCACAATCTTACACTACCAGAG GCACGAACGTCTCACACAGAGCTTTTAGACTTAAAGCCTCTCCCTGTGACTTCTCTTGGGAATAGATTATATGAATCGCTTTACAAATTTTCGCATTTTAATCCAATACAGACTCAG ATTTTTCATGTGTTATATCACACAGACAACAATGTTCTTGTAGGAGCTCCAACTGGAAGTGGGAAAACTATATCTGCTGAACTTGCAATGTTGCGTCTCTTCAGTACCCAGCCTGATATGAAG GTTGTTTACATAGCACCACTGAAGGCTATTGTTCGAGAAAGGATGAATGATTGGAAAAAGCATCTTGTTGCTCCACTTGGAAAAGAAATG GTTGAAATGACTGGAGATTACACTCCAGATTTAGTAGCTCTCTTGTCCGCAGATATCATCATATCTACCCCTGAAAAATGGGATGGCATTAGTCGTAATTGGCATACTCGAAGTTATGTCAAAAAg GTCGGCCTTGTTATTTTGGATGAGATTCACTTGCTTGGAGCCGACAGAGGACCCATACTTGAG GTTATTGTGTCTAGGATGAGATATATATCATCACAGACAGAGCGCTCCGTCCGGTTTGTTGGTCTTTCGACAGCTCTGGCAAATGCAGG TGATTTGGCTGACTGGTTGGGTGTCGGGGAGATCGGACTTTTCAATTTTAAACCAAGCGTCAGGCCTGTACCAATTGAAGTTCATATTCAG GGTTATCCTGGAAAGTACTACTGCCCAAGGATGAATAGCATGAACAAGCCAGCATATGCAGCCATATGTACCCATTCACCTACAAAACctgttcttatttttgtttcatctcGTAGACAGACAAGGCTTACCGCACTGGATCTAATTCAG TTTGCTGCCTCCGACGAACATCCCCGGCAATTTCTGAGTGTGTCAGAGGAAGACTTGCAGATGGTCCTCTCACAGATAACTGACCAGAACCTTCGACATACATTGCAATTTGGCATCGGATTGCATCATGCAGGTTTAAACGACCACGATAGATCTGCAGTAGAAGAGCTTTTCACGAACAACAAGATTCAG GTTTTGGTCTCAACAAGTACCTTGGCATGGGGAGTGAACCTACCAGCTCACTTAGTTATTATAAAG GGAACGGAATATTTTGACGGGAAAACCAAAAGATATGTTGACTTCCCTCTTACTGAGATCTTGCAAATGATGGGACGTGCAGGGCGTCCGCAATTCGACCAACATGGGAAAGCGGTCATTCTTGTACATGAACCTAAAAAGAGTTTTTACAAAAAG TTCTTGTACGAACCATTCCCCGTAGAAAGTAGCTTGAAAGAGAAGCTGCACGATCACTTCAACGCAGAAATAGTATCTGGAACAATAGGCAACAAAGAAGATGCAGTGCATTATCTTACATGGACGTATTTGTTCCGTAGACTG ATGGCTAATCCTGCTTACTATGGGCTAGAAGGTACTCAAGACGAAACAGTCTGTTCCTACTTATCAAG ATTGGTGCAGAACACATTTGATGATCTTGAAGACAGTGGATGCCTCAAAGTAAATGAAAATAGTGTGGAGCCTATGATGCTGGGTACAATAGCGTCACAGTATTACCTTTGCTACATGACCGTGTCTATGTTTGGCTCTAATATAGGTTCTGACACATCGCTTGAG GCATTTTTGCATATCTTGGCTGGTGCTTCTGAGTATGATGAACTTCCTGTGCGGCACAATGAG gaaaattacaacaaaacacTGTCAGATAAAGTTCGGTATCCCGTGGATAATAACCATCTAGATGATCCTCATGTCAAAGCGAATCTGCTCTTCCAG GCACATTTTTCTCAGTTGGCACTCCCAATCAGTGATTATAACACGGATTTAAAGTCAGTACTGGATCAAAGCATTCGGATCCTCCAGGCCATGATTGATATCTGCGCAAACAGTGGATGGCTCTCAAGCTCGCTGACGTGTATGCGCCTTTTGCAAATGGTCATGCAG ggTATGTGGTCCGATCAAGATTCGTCATTATGGATGATCCCATGCATGAATGATGATCTTCTAGGATCTCTGACCGCAAGAGGAATTCACACGCTGCATCAGCTATTAGAGATTCCAAAGGAAACTCTACAAAGTGTAACCGGAAACTTCCCTGCATCAAGATTATCTCAG GATCTCCAACGATTTCCACGGATCCGAATGAATGTGAGACTCCAGAAGAAGGATTCTGATGGCAAAAAAATGCCTTCAATGCTGGAAATCAGAATTGAGAAGATATCAAAGAGGAATAGCTCAAGGGCGTTGGCCCCTCGATTCCCAAAG GTGAAAGACGAAGCCTGGTGGTTGGTTCTTGGTGATACTTCAACTTCTGAGCTCTTTGCTGTGAAGAGGGTTTCGTTCACTGGTCGCCTGACGACACGTATGGAGTTACCTCCCAATATATCCTCTTTCCAG AATACGAAACTCATCTTGGTTTCGGATTGTTATTTGGGGTTTGAGCAAGAACACTCCATTGAACAACCAGCACGGCGCTGA